The following nucleotide sequence is from Paenibacillus andongensis.
GACATTGGCACCATTAAATGAAGAACAATTGCATCAAATCCGCGATGAACGAAGAGAACAAATTAAGGCGGCTGCCATCCAGGTGTTTGCCCGCAAAGGTATCATTAGCGCGAAGATGAGCATGATCGCGGAAACGGCTGGTATTAGCAACGGGCTGCTTTACCATTATTACAAATCGAAAGATGAGTTGTTTATGTCGCTTGTTCAAGAGGCGATGGTAGAAACGGAAGCGGCTATGCGAAGCATCTATGAAATGCCGGGAACGCCGATCGAGAAAATCAGGGCTTTGACGACGGAAATTCTCGATGAAAGCGGTGCACCGTACTTCATGCTCATCCACCAGGCACGTACGTCTGACGGTGTGCCCGCACAGGTTAAGCACCTTCTGGAGCAGTATTCGATGGATACTTTTATTGATATGCTGCTTCCGTTATACCAAGAGGGACAGCAGGTCGGAGAATTGGCGGCAGGAGACCCCAGAGAGCTTATCGCCTGTTTCTTATCTGTCCTTTCTGGTATCATGGTCATCAATTCGAACGGGATTGAAGACTATCGAATTCCGAAGGCCGATATGTTGATGCGGTTGATTGCCCCCCTATATCGAGAAACAAATAATTAATTTATTATATTTCAATTATAACGCATAGGGTTTCTCAGCTAACGGAATCGATAGTTCAATAAAGACACCGCGGCAGCCGGCCAACACGATCGGCTGCCGCTTTCCATTGCACCTACACAAAGGTAGTACCTATTCGTAAATTAGTTATTCAATTGTGTTTTTCATTGCCTTATACATATTTTCTACGTGTTCGTCGACTTCATCTCGTGACATGCGTAAGCGATTGACAGAAGTGCCATATCCAATTTCCATTTTACCCTCATCTAATCCTTTGAAAATCCCATCTGCGAAGGCATCTAATGGTTCTCCGTGCGTATGCAACCCAGTCCCGCCTAAATCTGTATTCACTGCCGGTGGAGCAACTTCAATTACTTCTACAGACGTATTAGATAGTTGGTGTCTTAAACTCATTGTAAATGAATGAAGCGCCGCTTTCGTTGCTGAATAAATTGGAGCAATCGCAAACGGTGTAAAAGCTAACCCAGATGTCACGTTAATGATTGTCGCTTCTTCTTTTGTCGCAAAAAATGGAGCGAACAGCAACGAGAGATGGAAAGGTGCTTCAATGTTGGTTGTGATTTCTTTGCTGAGATGATTCCAATTGTTCTTCGCATCCGTTTTTAACACATTAAAGCGTTGTTGGATCCCTGCATTGTTAACTAACACATTCACTTCTGGATAGTTCGCTGTTACCCAATCAAACAATGCTACACGCTCGGATTCATAAGTATTGTATTTCCTGAAAGTTTCATTATAGTTCCTTTTCTCCATTATTTTCTTCAAAACCAATAAAGCCTATTCCTTTTTATGCGTCAGTTTCTAATGCTTTTTTCAGCATATCCTTCTTATTTTCTTTCCTGAGTACGTTTTGTATAACGTGTAATTTTTACGTCAATTCCTTGTAAGGATTCTGTCATCAACGAAATTTCAGCTAGCACAACTTGCTTGTGATTCTGCATCATTTCAAGTCGGAGTTGGGTGGTGTTATCTCCTTCAACTACCCAATTCATATATTGCTTGATACTACTAATGGGCATGTGCGTGTTTTTTAAACAAATAACGGTTTCAAGGAGCGCAATCTGATCTTCTGAAAATAACCGCCTACCAGCTTTATCTCGTTCGATTAGGGGTAATAGTCCTTTTTTTCATAATAACGTATCGTTGATTCTGGAATATTTAATTTGGCTGAAGCTTCGCTAATTGAACAATATTTCATCTGGAGGCCTCCAAAATTAATCTTTCGTTGTCGACAGGAATAGGATACGACTTAAACCATGGTTTAAGTCAACAAAAAATATTTTAGTCTGTCGAAGCCTGTTCCAACGATGTTCCCGTAAGATCCGTCCATACATAATCTCTGGATCAGCATAAAATAAAGTTAAGTGCCAACCAGCTTCTTGTAGGAGGAGATTTTTTGAGCGATATTGACATTGAAGGCTGTCCAGCCCCCCAAAACATCACGTTGGTTCAACGCCTGCAGCCCATTGTGGGGCGGACTGTAACGGTTTTCCAACCGGGATTCCCGCAACTGACAAAAACGACAGGAAAGCTTTCCAACGTGACGGCGTTCTCTTTTACAGTTGGATCAACGGAAGTGGTAATTCAAACATCCTTCTTTATCGTCCTGAACGAACGCGTTAAAACTGCAAAGCCCTTTGATTTGACAGCCACCGCAGAAGATATAGGAGAGTTGCGCGGGAAATTAATCCGCGTTGGAAGAGATTTTGTCGAGTTTGTCCAGGTCCCAGGCCGGGTAGTTCCTACTCTGTTTCCATTAAATTTGTTCACTAAAGTCATTTGCGAACGCGAACATGAGGAATAAGCTCCCTGCAACACAAAGGCCGTCTACCAACAGGTGGGATGATACAACAAGATATATAAGGCTCACAATCTAAAATAAAAAGAACAAAAAAACATCGCCGAAAGGAACCGGCGATGTTTTTTTGTCGGGAATGGTATAAAGTTCTTGTTCATTTATGCCATCAAGCTCTGAGGGGGCTGCTGTGTGGCTGCCCTCAGCTAACCTAACTGGCAATTATGCTCAATAATCACGATACTGCGCGATTTTTGGGCAATGATTTCTGCTTGATCGGATTTTTCGAGTGAAGCCATAGTTTAACACCTTACATGTTTGCGTTTGAAACCAAGTTGCCCCTTAACTACTGCCTTTTTAATATTTTCGGAAGCATGTAGGAAACTGCTTTTTTTCTTGTCCCGTTTGACTTCTACTGGGCCTACTGCCTTTGCGGTCTCGACCGCCTTTTCATGGAGCGGTATATAGGATACCCCCACTGTGTAAATGAAACTATTCATAGCGTATTTAGTTCTTTCGGGAGAATCGTGAATCGTATTTCTCACGATTTCAAGCATATTGGCAATTTTGCTTTCAGAAAATTCACCGTCCGGGCGATTACCCAGAAGCCAGCAGTAACAACTCCAGCCCGCTGACATTCTTAGTTCTTCGCCGCTTGCGATCCATTTATCGGCAACTTCTTGCGCAATATCTGTTTCTGCCAAAGTTACTGCAACCACAAAATCGGATAGCATATAAAAATAAGCCGCATCCATCCAACGCTCAAAATCCGCCTCAGTCATTGCATTTGGGTCTGCAATTATGCCAGCAAAGTACATTGCGTCGTAATTCCCTGTGGTGTAAAGCTGCTCAGCCAAAGGTTGATTTATTTTGATTTTTTTGGCGATGGGCTTCATTTCGCCTGTAGCAACGCCAAAAAGCGGTTCGTGCGCGCCATTGGATACGTATATTTTCTTGGTTCGTTCCTTGCCGAGAGCTTCAAGCTCCTGCATAACCATTTCTAAATTCATTGTTTAACACTTCCTTCTTATTGGAGGTTTTCCCTAAAGGTTTATGGCTATCTATTAAGACTATATCAGATTTTGTAAGTATTTTTAATTGCACTTCCATCTGAGCAGGAAGCAGATTCAGTCGGAGATATCCGCACCACCCAACCGGATGTGACCAGGTCATTGAGGGACTGGTAGAATTGCTCAATGAACAAATAATCAATGATGAACTTCGGTTCCCGAAAACCGCTTTCTCAGTGTGTAGCTTATCTTTAAATGGCCTTGATATCCCGTATAGCCGCTCCTTCTGCCAAGTAGCCAAATACGTAATGTTCACCCAACTGTGAACCTATTCTTGATTATCTACCTGCCCTAGTACTCTACTTTCAACAATATACGCCAATAAAGGAGCACATCCATCCCGTGGATAAATCACAGACAAGCTACTTCATAGTTCTTCTATCTGTGTCCCAACCTCAACAATCACCTGGCATCACCAGATATTGGGGGAACGTAGAAGCCTTATTTTGCTCAAAATTGCATATATTACGTTTTTGCGGAACGAGGAGCCTCTATTTCCCACTTTGGAGGTGTAAAAACCGGTAAAACGCCAAAATAGCGTCCCCTGGTTCCGCTTGCCGACCTTGTATCGGCATAAACGCCAAAATAGCGCCTCCTCGTTCCGCTTGCTTGCGCTGCATCGGCATTATCACCAAAATAACGCCTCCTAATTCTCTGAAATCTTCAGATAAGCAGCTTTTATGTCAGAAATCACTTCACAGAGTTTAGATTCGACCCAATATAATCTACAATTGACTATACCATTAATGTCATGGTTTATCATCTTATTATAATCCCAAAGGAGATGATGGCATGATAGTTTTGACTTTCTGCTACAAACGAGGTATCCCATTTGATGAAACCTATTATTTCAATTCGCATCTACCCCTGCTTTCTAGGAAAACCGTTCTTGAAATGGGTGCTTCCAAGTACGAAGTAAAAAAGGTCTTATCCTCGGCAGACGGCTCTTCCGCTCCGTATTCTTTTATTTTTAATTTGTATTTCGAATCCAAGGAAGCTCTAGATGTTTTCGTCAGTGACCCTAGAATCAAGGCTTTGCAGGATGACGTTTCTAACTATTACATCGGGGAACAAGATATCTATATCGAAGAGGTCGTGGCATCGTTTACAGCTGCGGACCTTTACTAGCAAGTACGAAGTAAAGCATGGAAGAGGAGGTGTTTGACCATGACCAAAATCTATGGCTGTCCGGTAGAAGTGACATTAGATGTTCTGGGAGGGAAGTGGAAGACGGTCATACTGCGGCATTTATCCAAGCGGACATTACGCTACAACCAGCTTCATCAGCGGATGCCGAATATCACTCAGCGAATACTGACTCTTCAATTGAAGGAACTCGAGGAGGATGGCTTGATTCAGAGGATTGTATTTGATGAGCGGATTAAAAAAGTCGAATACTCCCTCACCGAGTATGGCAAGAGTGCTGAGCCGATTCTTGAGCTTATGTGTGAATGGGGCAAACAACGTATGCGCGAGTTCGATCTGCAAGTAAGGGATTTGAAGACGTCAGACGAATAGCCCACAGCCATGACAACGTTCTACGAACAAAAATGTGCCGTATTGTTTGCTGAGATTACAACCTGTATAATTTTGGATGTGGATTGCATCCATAAAAAATTTTATGAAGGCGGGATATCTCATGATAGTGGAAATCATCCGGTATGACATAGCGCCAGAATCAGCTCAGCAATTCATAACGGCTTATACAGAGGCTGGGACGTATTTAAACCGCTCTGAGCATTGTTTGTCCTACGAAGTCATAAATGGCATTGAAGAAACGAACCATTTCATTGTCAGAATTGAATGGGACTCGATGGAGGGACATATGCAAGGATTTCGAACGAGCTCAGATTTTCAGCATTTCTTTGCATTGGTTAAGCCCTTTTTCAATGCCATCTTAGAGATGAAGCATTATAACGTTATAGCTAATTCCCGATGACCAAGACTCGGCTTGAGGCTCTTAGTGACGGCGTCATTGCCATCGTGATGACCATTTTAATTCTTGAGTTTAAAGTCCCAAAGATCGAATCGTCCGAAGAAGATTGGGGGCTCGTAAAGGATTTTATACATAATCTTCCGGTTGTACTCAGCTATATTATTAGTTTTTTGGTTCTAATTGTTTGGTGGATGTCTCATCATGAATTGTTTCATGGAGTTAAACACATAGATCGCAAAACGATTTTTCTGAACGGCATTTTTCTGATGTTTATTGCTTTCATTCCTTTCCCAACCGCGCTGATGGGTGAATACCCGGGCCTTCATTTCCCTTCTATTTTGTATGGTATAATCGGCATGTTCTGCGGTGCGAGTTATTATTGTTTGTATCACCATGTACTGAAAAAGAATACCGATCATCCGTTCACAATAACTAGTAAGGAAGCGCTCTCGTTCAAGAATACTTGGCTACATTTACTCGTTTATATTGTCGCGATAGGTATCGCCTTCATCTCCCCGTATATTTCGATTGCCGTATACGCGGCAGTTCCTATCTACTTTATTCTTAAGAAAAATGGATAATGCGCCTAAAACGAACGGAATAGAATATTGCGCGAAAATAAAGACGTAAAAAAAGCACAATGGACTAGGAGAAAAACTCCTGTACCATTGTGCTTTTTGTAATTTTAGGTACCCATCATCAAGACAAGGATGATCAAGCGAATGTTTGAAACATTTAATGTAAAATAACGAAGTCGATTTTCGGCTTCAGACTCTGCTGGCGAGCCTCGGCTCGCAGAGTTCTCGCTGAAAGCGCGATTTTCGCGCTTATTTGTTGGGGCGCTCATGAATAAGCGCGTTTTCCGCGCTTATCATTAGTTCATTAACTTTCTTGATTCTAAATAAAGCACCTGAATAAACTTTTTTGTGTTTTGCCGGATCAAGCTGAAAGAAGAATCTTCATTCTCCAGTTCTTTCATTTTTTTGCGGATATCACTCAGGTCAAAAAACTTTGTAGAGTACTGCTCGAATTTTGGATTCGAATAATCAATTAATCCTAGGGATGCCAAGTGGGTTAGCGCTTGGTTTATGGCCCGCCGCACCCGTTGCTCGGCTGCTTTGATCTCTTTTTTCAAGTCGATACTGGAAGCGGAGGCACCTAATTTTTTTAAGGCGATTTGATGGTAAAGTTCATGAAGCTGCGGGAAGCCCTGCTCCTGTGGATGATCCGCCTCATAACGGTACAAATAATCGAGCATCTCTAGTAAGTCCTTGCTGCCGGCTTCTCCAATCAAGCCAAGATCCGATAACATGTAGTTCCCGCATGTGATGATATTTTTTTCATTGGAAGACGGCTCTTTCTCCGTTAAAGCACCGCTAAAGCCGACAGCACTGAGTGATTTTTGGATATTTCGAAGGGATTGGTGCATGCGCAGCAAGTCAGAAACCTTGCGAATAACGGCGATTACTTCCAAACGGTTTATAGGCTTGGTGATATAATATTCAATTCCGCAGGCATAGGCCTTGACTATCATTTCCTTCGACTCTATTTGGGAAATCATAATGATTTTCCCTTCGAAGCTGCCAGATAGCTTACGAACGGTCTCAATACCGTCGCGAACGGGCATTAGTAAATCTATAAGCACGATATCTACTTGCTTGAGTTCGAGCAAAGTGTTATCAACATCCGCCCCGTCAGGAGCTTCGCCTACCACACTTCCTAAATCCTCGTCCTCGATAATTTGTTCCAGCATGGAA
It contains:
- a CDS encoding TetR/AcrR family transcriptional regulator, producing MAPLNEEQLHQIRDERREQIKAAAIQVFARKGIISAKMSMIAETAGISNGLLYHYYKSKDELFMSLVQEAMVETEAAMRSIYEMPGTPIEKIRALTTEILDESGAPYFMLIHQARTSDGVPAQVKHLLEQYSMDTFIDMLLPLYQEGQQVGELAAGDPRELIACFLSVLSGIMVINSNGIEDYRIPKADMLMRLIAPLYRETNN
- a CDS encoding DNA alkylation repair protein, translating into MNLEMVMQELEALGKERTKKIYVSNGAHEPLFGVATGEMKPIAKKIKINQPLAEQLYTTGNYDAMYFAGIIADPNAMTEADFERWMDAAYFYMLSDFVVAVTLAETDIAQEVADKWIASGEELRMSAGWSCYCWLLGNRPDGEFSESKIANMLEIVRNTIHDSPERTKYAMNSFIYTVGVSYIPLHEKAVETAKAVGPVEVKRDKKKSSFLHASENIKKAVVKGQLGFKRKHVRC
- a CDS encoding EthD family reductase, which encodes MIVLTFCYKRGIPFDETYYFNSHLPLLSRKTVLEMGASKYEVKKVLSSADGSSAPYSFIFNLYFESKEALDVFVSDPRIKALQDDVSNYYIGEQDIYIEEVVASFTAADLY
- a CDS encoding winged helix-turn-helix transcriptional regulator, which produces MTKIYGCPVEVTLDVLGGKWKTVILRHLSKRTLRYNQLHQRMPNITQRILTLQLKELEEDGLIQRIVFDERIKKVEYSLTEYGKSAEPILELMCEWGKQRMREFDLQVRDLKTSDE
- a CDS encoding antibiotic biosynthesis monooxygenase family protein, with product MIVEIIRYDIAPESAQQFITAYTEAGTYLNRSEHCLSYEVINGIEETNHFIVRIEWDSMEGHMQGFRTSSDFQHFFALVKPFFNAILEMKHYNVIANSR
- a CDS encoding TMEM175 family protein; its protein translation is MTKTRLEALSDGVIAIVMTILILEFKVPKIESSEEDWGLVKDFIHNLPVVLSYIISFLVLIVWWMSHHELFHGVKHIDRKTIFLNGIFLMFIAFIPFPTALMGEYPGLHFPSILYGIIGMFCGASYYCLYHHVLKKNTDHPFTITSKEALSFKNTWLHLLVYIVAIGIAFISPYISIAVYAAVPIYFILKKNG
- a CDS encoding response regulator yields the protein MRFFIIDDDPAVRSMLEQIIEDEDLGSVVGEAPDGADVDNTLLELKQVDIVLIDLLMPVRDGIETVRKLSGSFEGKIIMISQIESKEMIVKAYACGIEYYITKPINRLEVIAVIRKVSDLLRMHQSLRNIQKSLSAVGFSGALTEKEPSSNEKNIITCGNYMLSDLGLIGEAGSKDLLEMLDYLYRYEADHPQEQGFPQLHELYHQIALKKLGASASSIDLKKEIKAAEQRVRRAINQALTHLASLGLIDYSNPKFEQYSTKFFDLSDIRKKMKELENEDSSFSLIRQNTKKFIQVLYLESRKLMN